The DNA region GGTCACTTTGTTGGCTTCCTTGAGAGAGGCATGTCCCTCAAAGACCTTTTGAAGGGCCGAACCACGGAGGAAGATCATGCCTTCCTTTCGGGCCTGCCGCTTGATTTCCGAAGCGGGCCGTTTTTCCAGGATCAACTCGCGAATCGGATCGGATAGATCCAGAAGCTCACCAATGGCGTGGCGGCCGAAATAGCCCGTTCCGTTGCATTCGATGCAGCCACGCCCGTCATAAAAGGTCACGTTTTTACATTCTGCGGGGTCAAGTCCTGATTCCTGGAGATAGTCGTCATCGTAGGTGACTTCGTACTTACAGTGAGGACAGATGACCCGGAGGAGACGCTGTGCGAGAACGCAATTGAGGGCAGATACAAAGTTGTACAGTTCCACGTTCATATTCAGAAATCGTCCGATTACGTCGACGACGTTGTTTGCATGAACAGTTGTGAAGACGAGATGGCCGGTCAGGGCTGACTGGATGGCGATCTGGGCTGTCTCTTCGTCACGAATTTCACCAACCATGATCTTGTCGGGGTCGTGGCGAAGGATCGATCGGAGGCCCCGGGCAAAGGTCAGCCCCTTCTTTTCATTTACCGGGATCTGGGTGATCCCCTTCAACTGATATTCGACCGGGTCCTCAATCGTGATGATCTTATCTTCCGAAGTTTGAATCTCGGAAAGGGCCGCATAGAGAGTCGTGGTTTTCCCTGATCCCGTCGGTCCCGTTACGAGAATCATGCCGTACGGTTCCATGACAAATTTTCTGAGCTTCTTGACGAGCCCGGGGTCGAAGCCGAGGATATCCAGCCGGAGGTTCTTGAATTCCTTGTTCAGGGATTCTTTATCCAGGATCCGGATCACGCAATCTTCTCCGTGAACCGTGGGCATGATGGAAACACGAAAGTCGATGGTGCGGCCGGAAACACGAAGCTTGAATCTCCCGTCCTGCGGGATTCGCTTTTCCGCGATGTCCAGTTCAGACATGATCTTGATGCGCGAGATGATCGTGGAGTGGTGTTTTTTGTCAATGGGCTCCATGGCCTGGTAAAGAACCCCGTCGATTCGGTATTTCACCAGGACCTGACGTTCCCGGGTTTCGATGTGAATGTCGGAAGCTCTTCGCTGAAGGGAGTTATAGATCACAGAATCGACCAGCCGGATGATGGGGCTGGCGTCTGCCGTGATTCGATCGATGGATAGGGTTTCCTCTCCATCCTCTGCATCCTGCACGAGATGCATCCGGAAGTCTTCCGTTGCTTCGTCCAGCAGGCGCTGAGAACTCTCGCTCTTTTCAAGGTAGTCCCTCACGGCCTCTTTGTCGGCCACTTTGAGGCGGATGGCCCGGCCGAGCAGCATTTCGACTTCGTCCCAGATCAGCAGGTTGGCGGGATCGCCTACGATCAGGGTCAGGATTCCATCTTCCTGGCTTTCGGGGATAAACTGATACTTCAGCATCCATTCCATTGGAATGGATCGAAAGAGATCCATGTTCAGGCGGAAGTCGGCAAGATCGACAAAGGGAAGTCCAAACTCCTCTGCCAGTTGCTTTGCCTGTCCTTCCGTACTGGTGATGATATCAACCATGGCAGAGCTCTCCTGAAGCGTCAGCGCATTTGCCCGATCAACGTCAACAGCGGTAGATACACGGCCGCAAGGAGGACCGCGACTACCGTTCCCATGAAGACGAGCATGATGGGCTCTACCAAGGTTACTATACGTTGAAGTCGTATGTCTATCTCTTCGTCGTAAAAATCCGCAGCATTGTGAAGCATGGTCTCAAGGGAACCGGTCGATTCCCCGACCTTGATCATCTCAATGGCGATGGAAGTGAATTTTCCCGTGGATTCAAGAGAATTCCAGAGAGCATCGCCCTCCTGAACCCTTCCGACAATTTCCTGAACACGGGTCGCGATGTCTGCATTGGAGATCGTATTGGATGAGATGGTCAGAGCCTGCACGACCGGAGTTCCGCCTTCGACCAGTGTTGCGAGAGAGCGGCAGAACTGAGTCAGGGCGAAGCGGTGGAAGATGGTTCCCACAAAGGGAAGCCTGAGAAGGCTCGCATCAAAGCTCCTTCGGCCCAGAGGAGTTCGAATCCATGAAAGAAAGACCAGAATTCCCGCCACGACGCCGAAGCCCAGGATCGCCATATTCTGAATCATATATTTTGACAGGGCAATGACCCACTCCGTAATGAGGGGGAGTGTTGCGTCCATGTCTCCGTAAAAAGAAGTGAACTTCGG from Thermoanaerobaculia bacterium includes:
- a CDS encoding GspE/PulE family protein, with translation MVDIITSTEGQAKQLAEEFGLPFVDLADFRLNMDLFRSIPMEWMLKYQFIPESQEDGILTLIVGDPANLLIWDEVEMLLGRAIRLKVADKEAVRDYLEKSESSQRLLDEATEDFRMHLVQDAEDGEETLSIDRITADASPIIRLVDSVIYNSLQRRASDIHIETRERQVLVKYRIDGVLYQAMEPIDKKHHSTIISRIKIMSELDIAEKRIPQDGRFKLRVSGRTIDFRVSIMPTVHGEDCVIRILDKESLNKEFKNLRLDILGFDPGLVKKLRKFVMEPYGMILVTGPTGSGKTTTLYAALSEIQTSEDKIITIEDPVEYQLKGITQIPVNEKKGLTFARGLRSILRHDPDKIMVGEIRDEETAQIAIQSALTGHLVFTTVHANNVVDVIGRFLNMNVELYNFVSALNCVLAQRLLRVICPHCKYEVTYDDDYLQESGLDPAECKNVTFYDGRGCIECNGTGYFGRHAIGELLDLSDPIRELILEKRPASEIKRQARKEGMIFLRGSALQKVFEGHASLKEANKVTFVD
- a CDS encoding type II secretion system F family protein; amino-acid sequence: MSEFICRLGTPSGDVRTEVKTSDDPEKLRKDLERQGFYVFSVSKKGVTLPSIKLRKRRKVKSQNFVIFNQELAALVHSGLPLVQCVEILWERQEDPMFRAVLAEVIDKLKSGESLSDAFATYGDVFPKMYATILKSGERSGDLEKVLRRFITYQKVILGVKRKVKGALIYPAILLTLSIVLIVIMMTYVIPKFTSFYGDMDATLPLITEWVIALSKYMIQNMAILGFGVVAGILVFLSWIRTPLGRRSFDASLLRLPFVGTIFHRFALTQFCRSLATLVEGGTPVVQALTISSNTISNADIATRVQEIVGRVQEGDALWNSLESTGKFTSIAIEMIKVGESTGSLETMLHNAADFYDEEIDIRLQRIVTLVEPIMLVFMGTVVAVLLAAVYLPLLTLIGQMR